GTTTGACGCATCTGAACCATAATAACTTTTGGTTAGAAATTTATTCTTTACTGTCTCGTTCTATTTATAGGAGGATAAAATGAAACATTCAATAGGCATAATTATGTGTACTTGTGGTTCAACACTTGAGGATAAAATTGATTTTACATACATTGAGCAACATATAAACGAATTACAGTCTGTTGTAGCTGTAAGGAAAACAGATAAGTTATGTAAAAATCCAGAAAAAATACTGGATGATTTCAAGGGAAAAGTAGACAGAATACTTTTTGCTTGTTGTTCAGAGAGATCTTCTATGACATTTAGTGAAGACAGGATTGCTAAATTGCTCGGTCATATTGGGTTAGACAGTGCAATGTATGAAACAGCCAATATAAGAGAACAATGCGCCTGGATTCATGAAGATAAAGAAAAAACAACAGCGAAAGCAATGGATTTAATTTTAATGGCCTATGAAAAATTAAGGACTAACAGCAAGGCCTATAAATTTAATAAAATAAAACAAAATGCTCTGGTTATTGGCGGAGGAGTTACAGGACTTAGTTCTGCCTTGAGCCTCGCTGAACTGGGGGTCGATGTCACTCTCCTTGAAGAGAAACCAAACTTAGGCGGTCATGCATGCCAGATTCCTTTTTTATGGCAAAGTGAAAGCTATCCCTCTTTTTGCACGAGTGAGTGTGTCTTGCCTGTTATAAACAGGGATGTTGTGTTTAATGATGGAATTAAAATCATGACAAATTCTGAAGTCATTGATGCCGAAAAGGATGATGGTAACTTCCGTGTAAAAATAGAGAAAAAGGCTGAACTTGTTGATCCTGCTCTTTGTGTTTCGTGTGGTAAATGTGCCGAAGTATGTCCTGTTGAGATTCCCAATAAATTTGAGTTGGATATGAAAAAAAGAAAGGCCATAGGCAAAGATTTCCCCCTTGCCATGCCCGATAGCTATCATATCATAACCTCGGCCTGCACTATGTGCGGTGAATGCGTTAATATCTGTCCTACAAAGGCGATAGATCTAAATGCAAAATCAGAGGTTACAGAACAGTCTTTTGGTGCTGTAGTGCTTGCCACGGGATTTAATACTCATGATATGAGTCAGTTTGAAAAACTGAATTATAAGCGCCCCAATGTAGTTACTTTGATGGAATTTGAGAGGCTAATGGCCAACCGTTTTAATGGCAAGCCACCAATGAGCATAGTTTTTGTTTTATGCCAAAAAGATGAAGTCGGCTATTGTTCCAGACTGTGTTGCTCAATTACCGCAAAACATGCATTCAGGCTTTC
This genomic interval from Desulfovulcanus ferrireducens contains the following:
- a CDS encoding FAD-dependent oxidoreductase, with protein sequence MKHSIGIIMCTCGSTLEDKIDFTYIEQHINELQSVVAVRKTDKLCKNPEKILDDFKGKVDRILFACCSERSSMTFSEDRIAKLLGHIGLDSAMYETANIREQCAWIHEDKEKTTAKAMDLILMAYEKLRTNSKAYKFNKIKQNALVIGGGVTGLSSALSLAELGVDVTLLEEKPNLGGHACQIPFLWQSESYPSFCTSECVLPVINRDVVFNDGIKIMTNSEVIDAEKDDGNFRVKIEKKAELVDPALCVSCGKCAEVCPVEIPNKFELDMKKRKAIGKDFPLAMPDSYHIITSACTMCGECVNICPTKAIDLNAKSEVTEQSFGAVVLATGFNTHDMSQFEKLNYKRPNVVTLMEFERLMANRFNGKPPMSIVFVLCQKDEVGYCSRLCCSITAKHAFRLSQFFMGTEVTVLYKNLRTVGKAPEFFRRASEERGVEFIQAEVEKIEGDDWLNVITDKGEFEADLVVLAEPLVPSSLRLMKMFGLQTDEIGFPLEFQPKVVRPLESYVERVFVAGTAKGFKDVQESIESGSAAALKAFQALKGKEQKYVSKTIEDKCSRCGLCVPVCPHSAISIKGQIAETPTGESQGPKDQLPAATSVMIDPAFCKGCGLCYTTCPSKAIQFVNLEDYQILRIVDTAFKHAPKGEPRILAFLCYWCSYGAGDLMGVKGLKLPESFRSIRIRCSASLDPGVITEILFKSKADAVIIAGCPPKNCHHIWGNYIQDKRIKLLKSALKDAGVDADKVRWEYIGVTGWGILGKILKYMDKEVRKLKS